Within Agarivorans litoreus, the genomic segment GCTACACCCATTGTGTTGTATTTTGTTAGATATCGATAACTTTAAACAAATTAATGATCGCTTTGGTCACCCTTCTGGCGATGAAGCCTTGCGCGTATTTGCCATCGAGAGTCTTAAGGTGCTGCGCAATGGTGATTATTTATGTCGCTGGGGCGGAGAGGAGTTTTTGTTATTGTTGCCTAATACAGTGCAAGAGCAGGCACTACTAATAGCCAATCGAGTCCGAGAGCATTTAGCCGAGCTTGAAGTGACTAAAGATGAGCATAAATTTAGCACCACCGTTAGCATGGGCTTGGCAATGTTAACTAGCTATGATTCTAGCCCCGAAGCGCTGGTTGCTCGGGCCGACAGCGCTTTGTATATTGCCAAAGAGCGCGGCAAAAACCGGGTGGAATTAGCCCCGCAAGTTTATGAGCTATAGGTACTTATTCAAAGATATGGTCGGCCCACAAGGTTAAGCCGCTGGTTACGCTACCAAAGTTATCCCCGCTAATTAAAGGTGCTTGGTAGCGTTTGGCCAAGAAGTTTTTAATCATGGGTGAATTAGCGCTGCCGCCAGTTAAGAATATTGCTTCGGGTTGGCAACCTGCTTGCGCGATAACATCGTCACTAAGTGCTGCAATGCTGTTAAGCAGTCGTTCAGCTGCCTGCTGGTAAGCCTCTTGGCTGACGTTTACTTCTAGTTGCTCCAGTAAGTAAGACAAATCCACAGTAGTCGTACTCGCTTCACTTAACGCAATTTTGGCTCGCTCGGCGCAGGCACTTAATTGATAGGTTTGTCGCTCTTCGCTTAAACGCAATAAACCTCTTAGGGAGCTTAATTGCGGCTCTTTAAGTAAGCGCTGCAATAACAAGCGAGTATCTTTTTCGTAGAAGCGGGTTTGCGCAGGGAAGTCATTGATGGCAGCAGCATCCCAAAAGGGTTTTATTGGCATTGGCTGGCCACTGGCTAAGTTTAGTTTGGCACCAAGGCTAGGCATCAGGGTTTCAAAATTTAGCGCGATGTCGAAGTCGTTTCCGCCAATCCGTTCACCGTTGTATCCGAGCACTAATTCTTTATGATCGCGTGTGGCTAGGTAGTTTGGGCCCATAATTAGCATCGATACATCGCTAGTTCCGCCGCCGATGTCGATGACTAATACTCGCTGCTCTTGCTGTAATTGCTGTTGATAGCTTAAACCAGCGGCCATCGGCTCATACAAAAACTCTACCTGCTTAAAGCCTACAAAATGGGCGGCATTGCTAAGAATGCTAATGGCTTGTTGGTTGCTCACTTCGCTATTTAAACCTTGGAAGTTAACCGGGCGACCAATCACCACTTTAGCCATGTCGGCCTGTCTGCTTTGTTTCACTTGCTGGCTTATGTGCCACATCATGGCGGCGGCAATATCTTCAAACTGCTGTTGTTGACGCTCGCGAATACCGCTGGCACCTAAAAATGACTTTGGGGAACGTACGTAATAACAATCGGCGGGATCGACTAGGTATTCTGTTAGCGCTTGTTGGCCAAAGCTTAGGTGTTCATCGTAACCATCTAGCTTGAGTTCTTTTAAGGCGCGTAAGCTAGCACTTAGCTGGTTAGTACGTGCTTGCTGATAAGCCTGGGCCTTACCTTGGGTGTCTAGTTGCTGATATAACCAGCCGCAAATCATCTCTGATTGGGGAGCAAATAAGGTAGAGGGCATATAATTGCCATGCTCGGGAAGCCTAACTAATTGCGCTTGTTCTCCCTGCATTACACCGACTGCACAGTTAGAAGTCCCAAAATCGAAACCTGCAATTAAATGACTCATAAGCTACGCCTTATACCTGCAAAAAAGGTCGCGCAGAGTAGCAAAATTAAGGTCTTGAGTATAGCGTTTCTGCCACTGTAAGCCTTGGGGTTACTCGTTTAAGTCAGCATTAATTATGGTAAATAGATAGTTTTCTTGATTGCTATCGTAAGTAGTTATTGCCGTCAATAACTTGATAGGCAAGATGCGCTCTGGCGGAAATTAGCCTGTATTTGTGGTTGTTTAAAACTACCAGAAGGGTAGAGGCTTGGTTAACTTCGACATAAGCTGGCATTTGTCTGCGCTCACTAGAGGCAATGCAGCTTTGAAAGACTAACTGCTTACATTCTCTCGCTTTGCTATCTGCTCTCTATTAAGCGTTAGCGGATAGCAAGCAGGGGTGTTTAAAGAGCAGCGGCAATATGGGACTTGAGCTTCAACGGTGAAAGGGGTGTTGCTATTACAGGCCACTAAACTAAATAGCGGCGTTAGCTTATCGTGTTTGTTGGGTTTGCTACTTGTTGCAACAAGGTTTGGATGCTGGGTGCCTGTTGCCATTGCCAATCTTGGGGGAGAGCTAGCGATGAATGCTGGCTAAGTGTGTAAGCTTGAACTGCCTGTGAGTTGGCACTTGCCCCTGCCAGTTGATCAAGAAGACTTAGCTCTTGGGGGACTTGGCTGTATTCAAAATAGTGTTTGTTGAGTCCCCAGCCGCTGTCCCAGGCAAGCAACTCGATTTTACTTAGGGCAAATATGTCGCGCAGTAAATTGCCTTGCAGCAATGGCCAGCCAGTGATGCTCAAAATGCCAAACTGCTGGGCACGTTCTGGTTCTTGTCGGCATAATTGCCAGGCAGAGCCTGCGTAAATAAATTGCTCATCTGGCAGGTCTAGTGGATCAAACCTAATGTTTAATAGGGCTTGTTGCTTGGCATCAAGCTGGGCGTCTACTTTTATCCAGCGTTGTTGCTTGTTCTGCCAATACTCACATATCCAATGGTCTTCGTAAGGGTGCATGCCGAGGTAGGCGGCAAAACCACAACGCAAGCGCGCTGCAATACCTTGAGCGCGTAATAACGTGCAGAGCAGTAAGGCAAAATCTCGACAGTTCCCAAGCATTCTTTGGCTAGCAGGTTTGTCCGCAAGCAGCGGCCCTTCGGTATTGCTTAAGCGCTTTAGCTTTTGCTGCACGCTGCGAGTTTGCATTTCGTCTAGGCGCTGGGTGAAATCTGGGTTGAGTTGGTAGTGTTGCAACCAATAGGGATGAACCAAGTTGTTTTGCACGCACTTAACCAGTTCGGCGATATCCGCTTGGCAATTTGGCAGTTGCGACAAATAGCTTTTGGGGTCGCTAAACTCACTAAAACTGGCGTAATCAATTGAAGAGGTCATGGGTGCTTGCCTTTGGCTAGTTAATGGGCAGTAGAAGGTCTGTTATTAGGGCTTTTTCCGGGACGCTATCGGTTGTTTTATGGTGGTAGATCTCTAAGCAATTGGCGTCTCGAAGCTGATAGCTTGACTGCGGCAGCCAGTCGCGCAGCAGCACTTGATAGCTGTTAGCGATGCTGGCGTAGCCTCCGTGGTGGCGCAGCTTAGCGAACTTACCGCCTGCTAAGGTGATTTGTTGAATACCCAGCTCGGCAAGTTGTGAAGTGCAGGGCAAGCGGGCGTGGTTTGTTTGTTCAATGGGTAAACTTAGGCAAGCATCAAAGCGCACTTGCTCCGGATGGGTAACCTTAGGATCATCGTAGGAGACACCAATCATAGTGCTTTGCTGAGTATCTAAACCCACTTTATTGCAAGTGCTAAATAGCTGGCGCCAGGCTTTGGGGGCAGCCTGCGCGTAAGGACCTCGTTCGCGTGAACACAATACCGCTTGTGGCGCGAGATCGATTACCTCAACTTGGCTAACAGCTTTAGGGGTAAGCTTGTTAGATTGTTCTGGAGAAGGCGGAAGCCAGCCCTGATTTCTTACTTGAAGCGGTGTTTGCTCAAACTGTTGTTTAAACGCTTTGTTAAAGGATGCTTGGTTTTGATAGCCGCTTTGACTGGCGATATCGACTAAGGGTTGTTGACTAAACCTTAGGTGATTTAACGAACGCTCTAGCAACAAACGCTTGCGATAAGCATAAATGCTTTCGCCGACATAGGCATGAAATAGTCGACAAAAATGAAAGCGTGAAACACAGGCTAAGGCAGCCAGCTGATCAATATCCAGTTGGCTATCAAGAGTTTGTTCTACTTGTCTTTTAACCGTATTGATTCGCTGTTGTTGGCTTGCCATGTTGGACTCAATTACTTGACTTCAAATCAGTGTAGCCAGTTTGTGAGTTATTTTCTTTTCCATTCTTGCGCATTGCTTAAGCTTAATTCTTCAAGCATTTCGCCGCACACGTTGAAACTTTAAAGGCTTGTTCTAGCCAGTTATGCCGAATACACTGAGCCCCTTGGTCGGAAATAGTAAAGTAATAATGAATACACAAACTAAAGCCTATGCATTTGGCATAAGTGCAGTGTTAATGTGGTCTACGGTGGCCACTGCTTTTAAGTTAGCGCTGCAGTGGTTAAGCCCCATTCAATTGGTATTGCTGGCTTCAGTAACTTCAATTTTGCTGTTAAGTGGTGTGTTGTTATGGCAACGCAAACTGCCTTTAGCGTTAAGCTACGCTAAGCAGCGACCCGGCTTCTTTTTGCTGGTAGGTGCTATAAATCCCTTCCTTTATTATTTAGTACTGTTCAAAGCCTATGACTTATTGCCTGCTCAGCAAGCTCAGTCACTTAATTATACCTGGGCAATTACCTTAGCTTTGCTGGCGGTCCCCTTTTTAAAGCAGCAGTTGCGTAAGCAAGATCTGCTTGCCATGGCCTTAGGCTATTTTGGGGTGTTAGTAATTGCGACCCGTGGTGATTTGCTCAGCATGCAATTTGACAGTGTGCTAGGCGTTCTGCTGGCACTGTTTAGCACCTTGTTGTGGGCAGGCTATTGGATTATTAATACCCGTAACTCTGGCGACCCAGTGGCGAGTTTGCTGGTGGCCTTTTGTTTTAGCCTGCCAATGGTACTAGCCTATTGTTGGTGGAGTGATGGCTTACCCAGCTTTAATGCAAAGGCTTGGCTGGGCGCGGCTTATGTAGGTTTGTTTGAAATGGGCATTGCCTTTGTTTGTTGGGTATTGGCATTAAAATTTACTAACAATACTGCTCGTATCAGCAACCTGATTTTTATATCGCCATTTTTGTCGCTGTTTTTTATCAGCTATTTTTTGAACGAAGTGATAGAGCCTGCAACATACTTAGGTTTAGTGTTAATTATTAGTGGCTTATTGATACAACAATGGCGCGGTAAAAAACAAGCGGTTTAGCTACTTGGCTTATTGCGTTTTATCTCAGTTTTTTAAGCTGAGAAAAGCGCCACAAGTTTTGATCTTGACGCTAGGGTAAGTGGCCACATCTGTGTATGCTAAAATTCATATTTACCCAAATACTCATGGTGTGATGACTAAACAAGCAATAAGCCAACAAGATTTGATTGATCTGGCCAATCAGCTACTGCGCGAGCACGAAGACTATATTCCTGGAATAGAAGTTCGCGAAGTATCACAACAGCGTGATGTGCTTACCTTTAAGGGTGAAGCCTTTTTAGACGATGATTTATTACCTACAAGTAATAGCCCAAAAGCTTTTAACTTGTACAAATGGCTGTGTCATCGCCTATCAGAGCAATACACCCTTAGCGAATAAGCTTTTAGCTATTTAGCGCATCGATTACCGCCTGTTAAGGCGCTAAGTATTGTAAAGGCAATGGCTTAGCTGGTCTTTGTATCGCTAATTAATCCGCTAGCAAATAGATAATGGCTTGGTAGGGCGCTAAGTTAAGCTGAGCTAAATCTACTTCTGATTCATCCTCCGGCTGAAGGTTATCCAGCACCACTTCTGCAAGCTTGTAATCTAAACTCAAGGCTTGAGTTTGTTGGCTGACATTGGCGACAATTAGCAGCCTTTGCTCCTGATATTGGCGAATATACGCGAATATATGAGGGTGCTCTTCCAATAATAATTGGTAACTGCCGTAGATTAAGGTATCGCTAAATTTGCTGGATTTTCGCAGTGCGATTAAGCGTTGGTAGTGATAAAACACCGAGTGTTGATTGGCAAGCGCATCAGCAACATTTATTTGCTGATAGTTGGGATTAAGCTTGAGCCACGGCTGCCCACAACTAAAGCCAGCATTGTCAGAGTTATCCCACTGCATGGGAGTGCGGGCATTATCACGGGCGCTTTGATAGACACCTTGCATAAATTGTTGATGTCTTAAGCTTTGCTGCTCTACCACTTTTTCTTGGTAACTATTTTTAATTTCTATGTCATCGTAATCGCTTAACTCGTCAAATTGTACGTTGGTCATGGCGATTTCTTCGCCTTGATAAATGTACGGGGTGCCTTGCATGCCATGCAGCAGCGTTGCAAACAACTTGGCACTGGCTTCGCGGTATTCTCCGTCATTGCCCCAGCGGCTAACAATGCGTGGTAAGTCATGATTGTTCCAGAATAAGGCGTTCCAGCCATCGCCATCAAAGGCGGTTTGCCATTTGCTAAGCACCTTCTTTAAGGCAACTAAATCAAAATCTTGTACTTGCCACTTTCCATGTTCGGGGTGCCAATCTAGGGCGGCGTGTTCGAACTGAAATACCATCGACAGCTCTTCGCGACGCGGATCGGAATACAACTTGGCTATCTCGGGTGTGGCCCCCCAAGTTTCGCCCACGGTCACCAGCTTTTTATCTTTGAAACAAGCTTGATGCATTTGCTGCAATAGCGGGTGTAAACGCGGACCATTCTCGGTAATACCTTGGTCAATTTGTTTGCCAATTAAATCAATCACATCTAAACGGAAGCCCGCCACGCCTTGCTCTACCCACCAAGAAATCATTTGATGAATTTCTTTTGCTACGGCTGGGTTTTCCCAGTTGAGATCGGGCTGAGCATCGGCAAACAGGTGAAAGTAATACTGGCTAGTGACGGGATCATATTGCCAGGCAGGGCCACTAAAAATGGAGCGGATCTGATTAGTTTGGTCTCGCCAAATATAATAATCGCGGTAGC encodes:
- a CDS encoding glycoside hydrolase family 13 protein, producing the protein MNQQWWHSAVVYQVYPRSFCDSSGDGNGDLKGIISKLDYLEKLGIDLIWLSPVYLSPMKDNGYDIADYQAIDPRFGNMNDMRQLIHQAKQRNIGIMMDLVLNHTSDQHHWFKQAKQSRDNRYRDYYIWRDQTNQIRSIFSGPAWQYDPVTSQYYFHLFADAQPDLNWENPAVAKEIHQMISWWVEQGVAGFRLDVIDLIGKQIDQGITENGPRLHPLLQQMHQACFKDKKLVTVGETWGATPEIAKLYSDPRREELSMVFQFEHAALDWHPEHGKWQVQDFDLVALKKVLSKWQTAFDGDGWNALFWNNHDLPRIVSRWGNDGEYREASAKLFATLLHGMQGTPYIYQGEEIAMTNVQFDELSDYDDIEIKNSYQEKVVEQQSLRHQQFMQGVYQSARDNARTPMQWDNSDNAGFSCGQPWLKLNPNYQQINVADALANQHSVFYHYQRLIALRKSSKFSDTLIYGSYQLLLEEHPHIFAYIRQYQEQRLLIVANVSQQTQALSLDYKLAEVVLDNLQPEDESEVDLAQLNLAPYQAIIYLLAD
- a CDS encoding DMT family transporter is translated as MNTQTKAYAFGISAVLMWSTVATAFKLALQWLSPIQLVLLASVTSILLLSGVLLWQRKLPLALSYAKQRPGFFLLVGAINPFLYYLVLFKAYDLLPAQQAQSLNYTWAITLALLAVPFLKQQLRKQDLLAMALGYFGVLVIATRGDLLSMQFDSVLGVLLALFSTLLWAGYWIINTRNSGDPVASLLVAFCFSLPMVLAYCWWSDGLPSFNAKAWLGAAYVGLFEMGIAFVCWVLALKFTNNTARISNLIFISPFLSLFFISYFLNEVIEPATYLGLVLIISGLLIQQWRGKKQAV
- a CDS encoding transglutaminase-like domain-containing protein, whose protein sequence is MTSSIDYASFSEFSDPKSYLSQLPNCQADIAELVKCVQNNLVHPYWLQHYQLNPDFTQRLDEMQTRSVQQKLKRLSNTEGPLLADKPASQRMLGNCRDFALLLCTLLRAQGIAARLRCGFAAYLGMHPYEDHWICEYWQNKQQRWIKVDAQLDAKQQALLNIRFDPLDLPDEQFIYAGSAWQLCRQEPERAQQFGILSITGWPLLQGNLLRDIFALSKIELLAWDSGWGLNKHYFEYSQVPQELSLLDQLAGASANSQAVQAYTLSQHSSLALPQDWQWQQAPSIQTLLQQVANPTNTIS
- a CDS encoding AraC family transcriptional regulator codes for the protein MASQQQRINTVKRQVEQTLDSQLDIDQLAALACVSRFHFCRLFHAYVGESIYAYRKRLLLERSLNHLRFSQQPLVDIASQSGYQNQASFNKAFKQQFEQTPLQVRNQGWLPPSPEQSNKLTPKAVSQVEVIDLAPQAVLCSRERGPYAQAAPKAWRQLFSTCNKVGLDTQQSTMIGVSYDDPKVTHPEQVRFDACLSLPIEQTNHARLPCTSQLAELGIQQITLAGGKFAKLRHHGGYASIANSYQVLLRDWLPQSSYQLRDANCLEIYHHKTTDSVPEKALITDLLLPIN
- a CDS encoding DUF2498 family protein; the encoded protein is MATSVYAKIHIYPNTHGVMTKQAISQQDLIDLANQLLREHEDYIPGIEVREVSQQRDVLTFKGEAFLDDDLLPTSNSPKAFNLYKWLCHRLSEQYTLSE
- the yegD gene encoding molecular chaperone; the protein is MSHLIAGFDFGTSNCAVGVMQGEQAQLVRLPEHGNYMPSTLFAPQSEMICGWLYQQLDTQGKAQAYQQARTNQLSASLRALKELKLDGYDEHLSFGQQALTEYLVDPADCYYVRSPKSFLGASGIRERQQQQFEDIAAAMMWHISQQVKQSRQADMAKVVIGRPVNFQGLNSEVSNQQAISILSNAAHFVGFKQVEFLYEPMAAGLSYQQQLQQEQRVLVIDIGGGTSDVSMLIMGPNYLATRDHKELVLGYNGERIGGNDFDIALNFETLMPSLGAKLNLASGQPMPIKPFWDAAAINDFPAQTRFYEKDTRLLLQRLLKEPQLSSLRGLLRLSEERQTYQLSACAERAKIALSEASTTTVDLSYLLEQLEVNVSQEAYQQAAERLLNSIAALSDDVIAQAGCQPEAIFLTGGSANSPMIKNFLAKRYQAPLISGDNFGSVTSGLTLWADHIFE